One window of Thiomicrorhabdus lithotrophica genomic DNA carries:
- the thiS gene encoding sulfur carrier protein ThiS, translating to MNIYINEQKFTFDRDVKLLEALVSFEASKPFAILLNDEFLPQSDHQFTWLKDNDKVVVVGAIQGG from the coding sequence GTGAATATCTATATAAATGAACAAAAATTTACTTTTGATAGAGACGTTAAGTTGCTTGAAGCATTAGTAAGTTTTGAAGCGTCAAAACCCTTTGCCATTTTATTAAATGATGAGTTTTTACCACAATCGGATCATCAATTTACATGGTTGAAAGACAATGACAAAGTTGTTGTGGTTGGCGCGATTCAAGGAGGTTAA
- a CDS encoding FAD-dependent oxidoreductase → MVSSKPKIAVLGAGLLGRMLTVSLMNHFDVTVFDKDDGDAKQSAGYLAAAMLAPLAESADCSAEIMQLGEKALALWPKFLAKLDTPVYFQQAGSLIVAFEQDAAALEQFQSRLKGGGFQTVNASQVSQLEPELKQRFKKGLYLADEGQLDNRQLLKAMAVQMRKHDIAWHKNSSVEVTEDAVTVNGKVLTGFDWVIDCRGMGLQADEYSDKSSLRGVRGEVVRVHAPDVTLKRPVRLMHPRYPIYIAPKENHHFVIGATQLESEDSRKPTVRSALELLSACFSVHSGFAEAEIISMDAGLRPAYLDNHPKIVQTGNRIVVNGLFRHGYLLAPVVVEACMSLIHSQNSASPSQPDNAFWDLLPGLVVSQTTHTSQTVNLP, encoded by the coding sequence ATGGTTTCAAGTAAGCCTAAAATCGCTGTTTTAGGTGCGGGGCTATTAGGCAGAATGCTAACGGTTTCTCTAATGAATCATTTTGATGTCACTGTTTTTGACAAAGATGATGGTGATGCCAAGCAAAGCGCAGGCTACTTAGCAGCCGCTATGCTTGCACCCTTGGCAGAATCAGCTGATTGTAGTGCTGAAATTATGCAGTTGGGTGAAAAAGCCTTGGCTTTATGGCCTAAGTTTTTGGCTAAGCTGGATACGCCAGTTTACTTCCAGCAAGCAGGCAGTTTAATTGTGGCCTTTGAGCAAGATGCTGCGGCATTAGAGCAGTTTCAATCACGCTTGAAAGGTGGCGGTTTTCAAACCGTTAACGCATCACAAGTTAGTCAGTTAGAGCCAGAGTTAAAGCAACGTTTTAAAAAAGGCTTATATCTAGCTGACGAGGGTCAGTTGGATAATCGTCAGTTATTAAAAGCAATGGCAGTGCAAATGCGTAAACATGATATTGCTTGGCATAAAAATTCATCGGTTGAGGTGACCGAAGATGCGGTAACGGTTAACGGTAAAGTCTTAACTGGATTTGATTGGGTTATTGATTGCCGAGGGATGGGGTTACAAGCGGATGAGTATTCAGATAAATCATCTTTAAGAGGGGTTAGAGGTGAAGTAGTGCGTGTACATGCGCCTGATGTCACTCTTAAGCGTCCTGTTAGGTTAATGCATCCTAGATACCCAATCTATATCGCGCCAAAAGAAAACCATCATTTTGTCATAGGAGCAACGCAGTTAGAATCGGAGGATTCTCGTAAGCCAACGGTGCGCTCGGCTTTAGAGTTACTGTCGGCTTGTTTTAGTGTTCATAGTGGGTTCGCAGAAGCCGAGATAATCAGTATGGATGCGGGACTCAGACCTGCCTATCTAGATAATCATCCTAAGATTGTGCAGACAGGTAATCGCATCGTGGTAAATGGATTGTTTAGGCATGGCTACTTGTTAGCCCCGGTTGTTGTTGAAGCGTGTATGAGTTTAATTCATTCACAAAACAGTGCATCACCATCGCAACCTGATAATGCATTTTGGGATTTGTTACCAGGCCTGGTAGTTTCGCAAACGACTCATACTTCACAAACAGTAAATCTGCCTTAA
- a CDS encoding DUF3087 family protein: MFKIEEIDPVCYRKQTRKATLIVMAIFIVIGFGTATLAVDLFGEYSSNHLVLNFIGAFVGLLITGTIVKLFFADKEWMKEGIYAWRLKRNLMYISNVLNNVKEAVENGDEQAMKILRFYHLGLEQMHRLEDNNQALIDVVAEKKELEDKMTERNLELNQVEFDFTWSDEYKSQ; the protein is encoded by the coding sequence ATGTTTAAAATTGAAGAAATTGATCCTGTTTGTTATCGCAAACAAACACGCAAAGCGACTTTAATCGTTATGGCGATTTTTATTGTTATTGGATTTGGTACAGCAACACTTGCCGTTGATTTATTTGGTGAATACTCTAGCAACCACCTAGTATTAAATTTTATAGGTGCTTTCGTTGGTTTACTCATTACCGGAACCATTGTTAAGCTATTTTTTGCCGACAAAGAGTGGATGAAAGAAGGCATTTACGCTTGGCGATTAAAGCGTAATTTAATGTATATCTCTAACGTTTTAAATAATGTAAAAGAAGCGGTTGAGAATGGCGATGAGCAAGCAATGAAAATTTTGCGCTTTTATCATTTAGGTTTAGAGCAGATGCACCGTTTAGAAGACAACAACCAAGCTCTCATTGACGTAGTGGCAGAAAAGAAAGAACTCGAAGACAAGATGACCGAAAGAAACCTTGAATTAAACCAAGTAGAATTTGATTTTACTTGGTCTGACGAATACAAAAGCCAGTAA
- the thiC gene encoding phosphomethylpyrimidine synthase ThiC has product MSSNKHQSTDRRQRRAEAEAFIQNVSGQSFPNSKKVYVDGKLHPIRVAMREIAVSDTYVKGTDENPTYEKNEPVPVYDTSGPYTEPAIEIDVYKGLPKLRESWIEARNDVETLGSVTSKFTQGRLANEGLDHIRFEHLPNVKRAKSGLNVTQMHYARKGIITPEMEYIAIRENMKRAEVRDEILTQQHKGESFGATIPKEITPEFVRDEVARGRAVIPCNINHPESEPMIIGRNFLIKVNANIGNSSVGSSIAEEVEKLVWATKWGADTVMDLSTGRNIHETREWIMRNSPVPIGTVPIYQALEKVNGIAEDLTWEVFRDTLIEQAEQGVDYFTIHAGVLLRYVPMTAKRVTGIVSRGGSIMAKWCLAHHQENFLYTHFEDICEIMKAYDVTFSLGDGLRPGAIADANDEAQFAELETLGELTKIAWKHDVQVIIEGPGHIPLHMIKENVDKQIKECDEAPFYTLGPLTTDIAPGYDHITSGIGAANIGWYGCAMLCYVTPKEHLGLPNKDDVKEGLMAYKIAAHAGDLAKGHPGSQIRDNALSKARFEFRWEDQFNLGLDPERAREYHDETIPQESGKVAHFCSMCGPKFCSMKISQEVRDYADAQEKAAEEGQITEISLESIQTGMKEKSKEFIASGGEIYQKEA; this is encoded by the coding sequence ATGAGTTCAAACAAACACCAATCTACAGATCGTCGTCAAAGACGTGCCGAAGCGGAAGCGTTTATTCAAAATGTTTCTGGACAGTCGTTTCCAAATTCTAAAAAAGTTTATGTTGATGGGAAACTTCACCCTATAAGAGTTGCTATGCGTGAAATTGCTGTTAGTGATACTTACGTGAAGGGTACGGATGAAAATCCTACTTATGAAAAAAATGAACCTGTTCCCGTGTATGACACTTCAGGGCCTTACACAGAGCCAGCAATTGAAATCGATGTATATAAAGGTTTGCCTAAATTGCGTGAGAGCTGGATTGAAGCACGTAATGATGTTGAAACTTTAGGGTCTGTGACCTCTAAGTTCACTCAGGGTCGTCTAGCGAATGAAGGATTAGACCATATCCGTTTTGAGCATTTACCCAACGTAAAAAGAGCCAAGTCGGGTTTGAATGTCACTCAAATGCACTATGCAAGAAAGGGAATCATTACCCCAGAGATGGAATATATTGCGATTCGTGAAAACATGAAGCGAGCTGAAGTTCGTGATGAGATTCTAACTCAACAGCATAAAGGCGAATCTTTTGGCGCCACAATTCCGAAAGAGATTACACCTGAGTTTGTGCGTGACGAAGTGGCACGTGGTCGCGCGGTAATCCCATGCAATATTAACCATCCTGAATCAGAACCGATGATTATCGGCCGTAATTTCTTAATTAAGGTAAATGCCAATATAGGTAACTCATCAGTAGGGTCATCTATTGCAGAAGAAGTTGAAAAACTAGTATGGGCCACTAAGTGGGGGGCTGATACGGTAATGGATTTATCTACTGGTAGAAATATTCATGAAACACGTGAATGGATTATGCGTAATTCACCGGTACCAATAGGCACGGTTCCTATCTATCAGGCTTTAGAGAAAGTGAACGGTATTGCTGAAGATCTGACTTGGGAAGTATTTAGGGATACTTTGATAGAGCAAGCTGAGCAGGGCGTTGACTACTTTACGATTCATGCAGGTGTTTTATTGCGTTATGTGCCTATGACGGCGAAACGAGTAACGGGAATTGTATCGCGTGGTGGTTCTATTATGGCTAAGTGGTGTTTAGCGCATCACCAAGAGAACTTCTTATATACCCACTTTGAAGACATTTGTGAAATTATGAAAGCGTATGATGTGACCTTTTCTTTAGGCGATGGTTTACGCCCAGGCGCAATAGCAGATGCCAATGATGAAGCGCAATTCGCTGAATTGGAAACATTAGGTGAGTTAACTAAAATTGCTTGGAAGCATGATGTTCAGGTGATTATTGAAGGGCCTGGTCACATTCCATTACACATGATTAAAGAGAATGTGGATAAGCAAATTAAAGAGTGTGATGAAGCGCCTTTTTATACATTAGGACCACTGACGACCGATATTGCGCCGGGTTATGATCATATAACCTCAGGAATTGGTGCGGCGAATATTGGTTGGTACGGTTGTGCCATGCTTTGCTATGTAACGCCTAAGGAACATTTAGGTCTACCAAACAAAGATGACGTTAAAGAAGGTTTAATGGCTTATAAAATTGCTGCCCATGCAGGTGATTTAGCTAAAGGCCATCCGGGTTCACAAATTCGTGATAATGCACTTTCTAAAGCGCGTTTTGAGTTCCGTTGGGAAGATCAGTTTAATTTAGGTTTAGATCCTGAACGTGCTCGGGAATACCATGATGAAACCATTCCTCAAGAATCAGGAAAGGTCGCGCATTTCTGTTCTATGTGCGGGCCTAAATTCTGTTCAATGAAAATCAGTCAAGAGGTTCGTGATTACGCAGATGCTCAAGAAAAAGCCGCTGAAGAAGGTCAGATTACTGAAATTTCTTTAGAGAGTATTCAAACTGGAATGAAAGAGAAATCTAAAGAGTTTATTGCATCTGGTGGTGAAATCTACCAAAAGGAAGCGTAA